In Chiroxiphia lanceolata isolate bChiLan1 chromosome 9, bChiLan1.pri, whole genome shotgun sequence, one DNA window encodes the following:
- the BRINP2 gene encoding BMP/retinoic acid-inducible neural-specific protein 2, with protein MGRQDLPRADGPPPMLPWPLALLALSACCRWGVAGGAGSTVPQQHAAPSTPSSSSSSPSTRAPLDWLLTDRGPFYRAQEYVDFMERYRQGFTTRYRIYREFARWKVNNLALERKDFFSLPLPLAPEFIRNIRLLGRRPSPQQITDSLIKKYGTHFLLAATLGGEESLTIFVDKRKLSRRAEPAVGAGNSSGVSLETLHQLAASYFIDRESTLRRLHHIQIATAAIKVTETRTGPLGCSNYDNLDSVSSVLVQSPENKVQLQGLQTVLPSYLRERFVAAALSYIACSSVGELVCRRSDCRCQCQPAFPRCNCPEADIQALESSLAQLWRAWESHHGQFEESEEFQALVKRLPLDRFLNRTAISHFWAMDLDVQHRYQQLGTSLKLLSRKTYRLIRRLFNLSKRCHRQPRFKLPKERSLPYWWSRAQSLLYCSETTVPGTFLEESHSCTCPSDQPSCQGSIPCALGEGPACASCAEDNSTRCGTCNHGYVLTQGFCRPEVADSLEHYLGLETDLQDLELKYLLQKRDSRIEVHSIFISNDMRLGSWFDPSWRKRMLLTLKSNKYKPGLVHVMLALSLQICLTKNSTLEPVMAIYVNPFGGSHSESWFMPVNEGSFPDWERTNVDASAQCQNWTLTLGNKWKTFFETVHVYLRSRIKSLDDSSNETIYYEPLEMSDPSKNLGYMKINSLQVFGYSLPFEPDAIRDLILQLDYPYTQGSQDSAMLQLLEIRDRVNRLSPPGKTRLDLFTCLLRHRLKLANNEVARIQSSLRAFNARLPNALEQETGKLCS; from the exons atggggcgGCAGGACCTCCCACGCGCTGACGGGCCCCCGCCGATGCTCCCGTGGCCACTGGCCCTGCTGGCCCTGAGCGCGTGCTGTCGCTGGGGGGtggccggcggggcgggcagcACAGTGCCCCAGCAGCATGCTGCCCCCTCGACCccttcctcttcatcctcctccccctccacccGGGCACCCCTCGACTGGCTCCTCACCGACCGCGGACCTTTCTACCGAGCCCAGGAGTACGTGGACTTCATGGAGCGCTACCGGCAGGGTTTCACCACCAGGTACAGGATCTACAG AGAGTTTGCTCGTTGGAAGGTGAATAATTTGGCCTTGGAGAGGAAAGACTTCTTCAGCCTACCACTTCCCCTGGCCCCCGAATTCATCCGCAACATCCGGCTGCTGGGACGCCGGCCCAGCCCCCAGCAGATCACTGACAGCCTCATCAAAAAGTATGGGACCCACTTCCTGCTGGCTGCCACGCTGGGAG GAGAGGAGTCCCTGACCATTTTTGTGGACAAGCGCAAGCTGAGCCGGAGGGCAGAGCCTGCTGTGGGGGCTGGGAACAGCTCGGGGGTCTCGCTGGAGACCCTGCACCAGCTGGCAGCCTCCTACTTCATCGACAGGGAGAGCACACTCCGGCGGCTCCACCACATCCAGATCGCCACGGCTGCCATCAAG GTGACCGAAACACGGACAGGGCCACTCGGCTGCAGCAACTACGACAACCTGGACTCTGTGAGCTCCGTCCTGGTGCAGAGCCCTGAGAACAAAGTGCAGCTCCAAG GGCTGCAGACGGTGCTCCCCTCCTACCTGCGGGAGAGGTTCGTGGCGGCTGCCCTCAGCTACATCGCTTGCAGCTCGGTCGGGGAGCTGGTGTGCCGCCGGAGCGACTGCCGCTGCCAGTGCCAGCCCGCCTTCCCCCGCTGCAACTGCCCCGAGGCCGACATCCAGGCGCTGGAGAGcagcctggcccagctctggagagcctgggagAGCCACCACGGCCAGTTCGAGGAGTCAG AGGAGTTTCAGGCCTTGGTGAAGAGGCTCCCCCTGGACCGTTTCCTGAACAGGACGGCCATCTCCCACTTCTGGGCCATGGATCTGGATGTCCAGCATCGCTACCAACAGCTGGGCACCAGCCTGAAGCTGCTCTCCAGGAAAACCTACCGACTCATCCGGCGGCTCTTCAACCTCAGCAAGCGCTGCCACCGGCAGCCGCGCTTCAAGCTGCCGAAGGAGAG GTCCCTCCCTTACTGGTGGAGCCGCGCACAGTCGCTCCTGTACTGCAGCGAGACCACCGTGCCTGGGACCTTCCTGGAAGAAAGCCACAGCTGCACCTGTCCCTCGgaccagccctcctgccagggctccATTCCGTGTGCCTTGGGCGAGGGGCCAgcctgtgccagctgtgccGAGGACAACAGCACCCGCTGCGGGACCTGCAACCACGGCTACGTGCTCACCCAGGGCTTCTGCCGCCCCGAGGTGGCCGACTCGCTGGAGCACTACCTGGGGCTGGAGACGGACCTGCAGGACTTGGAGCTCAAGTACCTCCTGCAGAAGCGGGACAGCCGCATCGAGGTGCACTCCATCTTCATCAGCAACGACATGCGCCTGGGCAGCTGGTTCGACCCCTCCTGGAGGAAGCGCATGCTCCTGACCCTGAAGAGCAACAAGTACAAGCCCGGGCTGGTTCACGTCATGTTGGCCCTCTCCCTGCAGATCTGCCTCACCAAGAACAGCACGCTGGAGCCCGTCATGGCCATCTATGTCAACCCCTTTGGGGGAAGCCACTCAGAGAGCTGGTTCATGCCCGTCAACGAGGGCAGCTTCCCAGACTGGGAAAGGACTAACGTAGATGCCTCTGCCCAGTGCCAAAACTGGACGCTCACCTTGGGCAACAAGTGGAAGACCTTCTTTGAAACGGTCCACGTCTACTTGCGGAGCCGCATCAAGTCCCTGGATGACAGCTCCAATGAGACAATCTACTATGAACCCCTGGAGATGTCAGATCCCTCCAAGAACCTGGGGTACATGAAAATCAACAGCTTGCAAGTCTTCGGCTACAGCCTGCCCTTTGAGCCGGATGCTATCCGTGACCTGATCCTCCAGCTGGACTACCCCTACACCCAGGGCTCCCAGGACTCGGCcatgctccagctgctggagatcAGGGACCGGGTGAACAGGTTGTCACCCCCTGGCAAAACCCGCCTCGACCTCTTCACATGCTTGCTCCGCCACCGGCTCAAGTTGGCCAACAACGAGGTGGCGAGGATCCAGTCCTCCCTGAGAGCCTTCAACGCCAGGCTGCCCAACgccctggagcaggagacaggCAAGCTGTGCAGCTAA